The Desulfobotulus pelophilus genomic interval GCGCATTAAACAGAACGAAACCGATGTCTTATGATTTTGCCCCAGTAGGCGTCTGTATGGGAATCTTCCTGAAATTTTCCTCCCGTAAACTCTTGAATAACCTTGCGCCAGAATTCTGTGGCATACTCAGCCCCGCTTATCTGCTTCACTTCCCATATGCCCTTGTGCATGCGGAAAATATGATTGACAAAATCTCTTCCCAGTCCTTTTTTTCTACAGGCTGGTACAATATAAAATTCACAGATTTCAAAGGAGTTCCCGTCAGATTGTATATCTACAGCCATGAACCCAAGGGGTTTTGCCCCGTCATACAGCAGATAACCTGAAACATGGCTGCCGATAGGAGTATCCAGTTCAAACAAGCCATCCGGGTTCGGTTTTTTACGTGTTATGGAAGAAAATTCACCTTCATAACTCTGACACAGGTTCAGATAAATATGCAGATTGGAACTGGTGACTTTCACAATGTCCATTTCAGGCCATCCTTACCATACGAAAAAATACAGTGATTACCTCACCGGTTTTTACAAACCCGCAGGTTCCTGATCCTGATCGAACTTTCAAAACGGTTCAGGCCTAAGCCTTCTGACTTTGAGCGTAAAAAAAGGTAGGGTACTATTGTTTACATTGAGGCCCTGCTAAACAGGTTTTTATGCCCCGCCCCTCACATACAATGACCATGAAAAATAATTTGATCGCCTGTTTTATTTACAAAAAACTTGAAAGACCTATGGTAAAAAAAATCTAAAACTTTTATAAAACAGATATTTTTCAATAAGGAAAAGAAAAAACATGAAAAAAATAATTTTTGCTTTGTTGTTTTCTGTCTTTTTTTACGGTTCGCCTGAAGCACAGCTGATAGCTGGAAAATATAAAGACAACGGCGATGGCACCGTAACCGATACAGAAACAGATCTCCAGTGGATGCGATGCAGCCTGGGACAGACCTGGGATGGCAGTACCTGCACAGGTGAAGCGAAGATGTTTAACTGGAATAATGCTCTGGCAGCTGCCAGCTCACATCATTTTGCAGGAAAATCGGACTGGCGTGTACCTGCCATCGAAGAACTGAACAGCCTTGTATATTGTAGTTCGGGCAAAAGAAAGGTCTGGCAACCCGGAATAAGTGGAGGGGCCTGTGATGAAGATTACCAGAAACCCACCATCCATACAGATGCTTTTCCCCATGCCCCTGCAGAAATTTTCTGGTCTTCTACGTCCAATACCAACTACAGGTACGCTGCGTGGTGTCTTCCTTTTTTCAATGGCAGTGTTACCTATGATTCAAAGGGCATCGGGGGCCGGGTGCGTCTTGTACGTAACGGACAGTGATTTTTGTCTTTTTGTAATATAATCTGAATTCCATAATCATTGTATCAGGAGTGAGGACCAGCGGAGTGTTTTGTGGCTGCATAAATGAAATTGGTGTTGTCTGGTTCTCAAAAGGGGCAGTAGCGCACAGAGTCCGATTCCATATGGTGTCATGGTTTATCAGGCTGCATTAGACAACTGAGTGGGCGTCCCGTATTTTGCGGATCTTGGTGCTTTATTATTGGTTTATCAAAGGTTTATTGGGCGTCCTGATTGCTTGGAATTATTTTGGTGTTTGTAAAATATTGTGAGCATCTTGAAAACGGGGCACCCTGTTGCACTGTTTTCCACAAGGTCAATTCACATTGCCAAGGAGAAACATAATGAACAGACCCGGAATATGTATCGGATTATTCATGGCTCTTATTGGAACTGTTTTGATCTCCCTGCCTTTTGAATCCCGTGGTCAACTCATGGATCAATTGATCGCCATACCTTTTGAGTCCAGTGGCCAACCCATGGACGGTAAGGCACTGGTAGCCGAACGTTGCATCTCCTGTCATACCATAGATCGGATTGAACGCCGTTTCGGCCAGCCTGCTCACTTCTGGGAGAGCACCGTAGACCGAATGCTCGGCAAGCGAAATATGCTCAACGATGAAGAATTGCGTTCAGTTCTGGATTACCTGGCCAATCCAAATTATTGACAGGCATGATCAGGTGAATGCAATAATCGCTAAGAAACTCTGGAAAAGGGGTGTCCCCAAAGCTCTTGCTCACAGGGCGCACGCTTTTTGGGGGTTCTTTGTGAAGCTTCTTGTTATTGGTCTGAATCATTTTTTTTGTGTGTTTTCCCGGGCAGAGCATTACCGGGGAGAACACACAGCCCCATTGCCATGGGCACCCATATTATGGGCTGATTTAGCCCATTTCACAGTTCTGGTTGATCCGGAAGACCTGCATCATGATGGCATGATCGATCATACCTACCCCCTGGGCAAGTGCTTCAACCATATCCTGTTCTTCATAGCCCTGTTCCTTCAGTTTTGCCATATCCTCTGGAGTGATAGAATCCGGCTTTTTTATTGCACGGATAACGAAGTCGAGCATGGCGTTTTCGTTTTCCTCAAGCATGGATTTGCCGGGATCTTCCTCCATGATCCTGAGGGTATCGTCGTCATACCCCAATTTTTTCAGGAAATGTCGGTTGAGGTCCATACAGTAGCTGTAATCGAGGGTTTTTGATGCCAGATAACGGATGTGGCCGAGCAGGGCGAAACTCAGTTTCGGATGTTTGCTGAAATACTGGATTCGCTTGAGCTGCAACTCGAACAGCTCCGGACTGAGGCTCATCAGTTGCATGGGCTGCGGGATGGTTCCGACGTTTTTCATAAACATGTCATAGCCTTCCTTGATGATCCCTGTTGCATTTTCCGGGGTTACTGTGGTTACGAGTGTCATAATCGCTCCTCTTGCATGATGGGATGGGGATGCGGCGCTTGTCGATGCCGCACTGAATTCCCTTGGAAGATAGGGGGGAATGATGTATAAGTGAAATTAATATATATAATGAAAACCATAAGTGTGGGTAATCGAAAGATCTATGTATAATCTCGAAATCAAACATCTACGCATGATATGTGCCCTGGCAGAGAGCGAAAACATGACCAGAGCTGCGGAAAAACTCTTCATAACCCAGTCCGCCTTGAGTCAGCAACTGAAGGATATTGAGACGAAGCTGGGAACGGATCTGTTTTTCCGGACACGCAAAAAAATGATCATCACCGAAGGCGGCAGACAGCTTCAGAAGACGGCGGTGGAGGTACTGGATGCGGTTGAGCGGGCCGAGCGGGACATTTCAAGGAAGACCCGGGGCGAAAAAGGAGAACTGAAGGTCGGCACCCAGTGTATCTTCTGTTATAAATGGCTGCCTCAGGTACTCAAGCTTTTTCATGCCCGGTTTCCCCATATAGAAATTGAGATTGGCAACAGCGTTGAACTGCTTGAAGAACTTGAAGAAAAAAAGTTCGATCTGGTAATCTCCGGAGCTGTTTCTTCCACCGAGATCCATACGGCTGTTCCGCTTTTTGAGGATCAGCTGGTTTGTGTCATTCCAGAGGATCATCCGCTGGCAGCCTGCCGATTCCTGCACCTGAGTGATTTTGGGGGTGTCAGTCTTATCGCCCATGCCGACAGGGCAAGGAACAGGTTCTATCAGCAGATTCTGAAACCGGCGGGTGTCGAACCCGGCAGGATCATGAATGTCGGTGCACCCCAGGCCATCCTTGAGATGGTGATGGCGGGTTTTGGTATGGCCGTTCTTCCTCGCTGGGCGGTGGCCGAGATCCTTCCTGTCTGGCCGGTCACAGCACGGCCCATAACCCGGAAGGGGCTGCCCCTTACCTGGCATGCCGTCTATCTGACCCGCAGCAACATTCCTGTTTATCAGCAGGAGTTCATCCGGAGTATCAGCCGGTTGAAGGTCACTGAAGAGGGGGGTGCGGTGGTGCCTCCCTTTTTTTAATGCCAGCGTTTCATATGATTCCATGGGTGTACGTGTCATGGTGCGCCTTGTGCGTGCCGGACAATGAGTTCTGTACAACTTGAATTTCACTTGATTAAAGTCAGATTATTCAGAAACTCTCGGTTTTCCTGCCGGACACACATATTCACACAGCCTGCAATATTGTACCAAAGGTTCCTTTTCGTCCTTGCCCGCAGAGCTTTCGTTCAGGTCTTTTTCCATCCTTATGCTACAGAGATCCCTGTTGTAAGTGCCATCCCTTCCGGGCAGGGAGTCAGAAAATTCAAAGGTGCTGAAAATGGCAGATTTTTCGCTTATCGCATTTTCCGGGCAAATTTTTCTGCAATAAACCTTACATTCAGTACAGGGATCAAAGGCAACAGGCCCGGTGGGGGAAAGCTCAGCATCTAAACCTAATGCCCTGAGTCGAATTCGGGGACCATGGGACGGAGTTACCAGCATATTATTTTTTCCAATACACCCAAGCCCTGCCAGCACCGCAGCATCTTTGAGAAAAATCCCTCCTTTTTCGATAAAATAATGGAGCTTCGTGGTCTTTATTTTCAAGGTGTTTTCAATTTCCTGGCTTGTCCGTTTTATGATGTCAATCAAAATACGGTTACCGGATGTTCCTCTGCCATCCCACCAGTCAAGTTCAGGTTTATCCTGAGGATGTGAAAGTCCAATCACGAGTACGGATTTTACAGAATCAGGCCAGGAGAATAATTTATTATCAGGACTATCATTCTCATTGATAATACCCGCTCCTGAGTAGTCTCCCATTTGATTATATATGGTATGAGATGCCGATTTTTTAATGTCTTCCATCCTTGCTATACCGGCAAGGGAGGCTCCGTTTTCCATGGCCCTTTCAATAATATGCTTTTCAATGTCCATTGTTTACATTCTCCTGTTTTTGTAAAAAAAGAAGTGGCTGCTGCTGTGGCGCAGGTGGGAGGGAAAAGATACGGAGCGGTTCAGCGTAAAGGCAGGGGCTCCGCCATTCCGGTAAACAGCCTTAAGGCAAAAATCACAAGCCATGCTCCGGCAGCACCATAAACCAAAAATATGATCCAGAAACCTGCGGGCTGTTCATGGGGCCTGAATTCAAGCCGTCCTTTCAAACCGTTTGTACCGCAGGGCAGCCATCCCGTTGCAAGGGTACGAAAATCCATCAGCAGAAGCCCTCATCCCAAAGCAAGAAAAAATATACCCTGAAAAGTCGTCATGCCTTACTCCTGAAAGCCGATATTTTTATCTGACTTCCTTACTTCAATTTCCAAAGTTTTTTCAAATGTAAGATTGTATTTTTTTGCTATCAAAGATAGCAATGGCCCGGAAAAAGAAATTTTTTTTGTATCCTTCTGGGCCTGTTTTGTAAACACAAGCTTCCAGCTCACCCGTCAAGTGGTGGCCCTCAAGAAAGGCAGGAGCGAGCATCTCATATGGAGATCTGGCTCATCAGGCTGCATCAAAAAAAACATGGCACCGAACCCCAGGCATAGAACGAAGTCGCCTGAGCGTGCAGTGCATCCTTAATACTTCCGGTTCACCCACGGCGGTTCCGAACTGCTCCAGCAGGGTATCCATGGAAGAAACAAAAAGAGCCGCATCCACACCTAACCGCTTTAGAATTGGCGGAGTTTTTTTACGGATGCTCATCTTCTTTCGCCGGAGTTGCCTGCCTGTTCAGTCCACTAGCTCTGCATATTTATGGAATCCGAAGGGGATGGCAAAGGAAAGGTCTGTGAGATCGTCAAAGGGGGCAAGGGTAGCTCTGGGTTTTGCAGGGGGGGCATCCGGGGATGTGTCCGGTGATTGAACGGAAGATTCGGAAGAACAGGAAGCCGCATGATGGGACTTAGGGAGAGTTCCTGCAGCAGAACGACTGACTGCCCCTGTCACCCTCTGGGAGAGGGTTATCGGCCCGGTATGCCGATCTGTTGCTACGTCTTTTGCCATGTCAGGGTTTTGTTGCCTGAGTGCCGGGGAGGAAGGGGGGGCATTTCCGGGTACATTCAATTCTGAAGAAACCTTGAGGGCATCCAGCCTTTCCTTGATGGAAGTCTATTCTGAATCTTCGGGTATTTCTGCCATGCCAGCCCGGACAGGATTGAGATCCACATAGGCCATGGCCGCCAGTATGGCCTTTTCATCGAGAAGAGCCTGACTTTTGAAACGTCCCTCCCAGAACCTGCCGGAAATCCCTTCTTCCTGATTGGCTTTCCTTGTAATAAAGTGGGTGTCCAATGGTCGCTGTAATGAAGTGGGTGTCCAATGGTCGCTGCATGGTCGATGGTCGTCTTGTCCAATGGTCGTCTCTATGGTCGCCTGATGGTCGGTAAAATGACAGCAAAATCCCACTCATGTGTCCCATGGAGAGGCACATGAATGGGATAAAAAAGTTACATGCATACCCGGGTTATATTGTACAAAATTGCTTCACATTAGAAAGATTGCTCGTAATGGCTGATGCTGAATGATGATCAAAATAAGTTTTTCAGTTTTTCCTGCATGGCTGGGCTTAGGGGAACCAGTAACTCTGCGTTGTAAGACCCGGTTGGCATGGGCTTCACTGTGGGATCATTTGTTGGATTCCATTTTGTCACATGATCCAGGGTTCCGACAATCTGTGCTGTCGCAACGGCATATTTCCGTGACATTGCCGCAGGCGTTCCATCAAGAACCGCCGGATCAACGTTGGTGGTCACTATAGAGATGGTAGCATCCTTGTTTAAATGAATTTCAAACGTTCTGAATTGCTGCGGAAAGTCCCTAAGAGATGATGTCTCCACATGCCAGAAGCCGTTTTCCGGTCTGGTTGCATCAGATGAGACAAAAGCCTTAACGGTATTCAAATGACGATGACCGGACATCCACATAATCAGGTTCGGATGGCTTTGAAGCTCCGCAATGAGATCCGGATAAGTGACGGCATTTTGCGGATTGACCCACCAGCCCATCGGGGAATTTGGCGTCTCGTCAACACCGATAGGAACGTGGGCAGCAATAATCATGAGCTGTCCCGCCGCCGAACCCTCGGCCAGTTCTTTTTTAAGCCAATCCCAACGTTTGGAATCCAAAAAACCATGACCGTGAATATCGACGGAACCACTGTCTTCGTTCTGTGAGTTGTCCAGCACAATCACCTTGAGCGGAACATTCGACTTCGGAATAAAGCTGTAGCAGGCAAATCCATCTTTAGCATCATCCATATTGAAACCGTGACCTGCCGGTAGGGAAGAGGTTTCAAAAAATTCCTGCATCCACTCATTTCGCAAAAGCGCACGGCGGTCTGGATCAGCAGTTACTTTCGGTGGGCTGTTGAAGTTTTCGACAGGCCCTGCATACTTGATATCCCCATAGGGTGTCGAACCATCAAGCACACCGACGTAGTAATCACGACGGTTAATATTTCGGGGGTCACTCAGGACATCACCCGTGGCAAAGACTTCATCGGAAAGATAGGATTGCCGAAGATCCTTACGCAGGCTGTAGTCCACGGGTATGGATCCCATCCAGAAGATATCGTGATTACCCAGCGTCTTATACCAGGGGATGGACTTATCCAGTCCTGCCGCCTTGTAAGGTTTCTGATAATCAATGGTATCGGCTCCAAGATGTGCGCCTGAACTGGGGGTTATGACCTTACCGTCCATGACATCGATGAACCATCGTACTTCGTTGTACTGTGCGGAGTTGCAGGCATCGCCCAGAGAGATACCGAAGTCCAGGGGGTTTTGCTGATGAAGTGCATTGACTGTCTGCATGGCAGCATCAAGCACATGCGTGGTATAAAGCATGACTCCTGAATAGATTGATGCACCCACCGGTAACTTGGGATGCAGACTTTGAATATAAATCAACTGATTTGGAGATTCTTTATCGGTAATATGAATATCAGTGAAGGTAAAGAAATTCAGGAGTTTTGTTTTTTTTACAACATCATTGCCATTGTAAGCGTTCGGCATAAGATCGAGACGCCTGTCGTGGGGAAGTCCAGGGCCATAGGTCCATTTTCCATATCCGTATTCATCATATTTGGAAATTTCCCATAGGTCGATTGCAGTCGCAGGGGGCGGGTATGGTACGATAGTCCTTTGAGCTGTCGTTTGCACGTCAGCGGCAATCGGGTATACTATAGGATCACTATTACCTGCTGAGCAGCCCCATAAAAAGAAAATCAGCAAGCCTGATAGTAAGACTAAACGGAGCTGTTTGTACAAATACAATGGATTCATTCAGATTTTCTCCTTATTATTTTGATGTTTATCCGCTCTATTTTGAGCATTTTATGAATGTCAAAATAGTAAAGTAGTCAGTAAAAAATTTTGTTTTTTTACCGGTGGGAGGGAAAACATACGGAGAGGTTCAGCGGAAAGGCAGAATCGCTCCGTATCCAGTTCCATATAGAACCGTGGTTCATCAGGCCGCATCAAAAAAGACATCGCACCGAATCCCAGGCATAGAACGAAGTCCCCTGAGCTTGCAGTGCATCCTTAATACTTCCGGTTCACCCACGGCGGTTCCGAACTGCTCCAGCAGGGTATCCATGGAAGAAACAAAAAGAGCCGCATCCACACCTAACCGCTTTAGAATCGGCGGAGTTTTTTCACGGATGCTCATCTTCTTTCGCCGGAGTTGCCTGCCTGTCCAGTCCACCAGCTCTGCATATTCATGGAATCCGAAGGGGATGGCAAAGGAAAGGTCTGTGAGATCGTCAAAGGGGGCAAGGGTAGCTCTGGGTTTTGCAGGGGCGACATCCGGGGATGTATCCGATGGTTGAGTGGACGGTTCGGAAGAAGAGGAATCCGTATTGCGGGGCTTACGGAGATTTCCTGCAACAGAGCGGCTGGCAGTCCCTCTCACTTTCTGGGAGAGGGGTGTCGGCCCGGCATGCCGATCTGTTGCAATGCCTTTTGCCACACCAAGGTCTTTGTCGTCTGGGGGGAGGGGGGAGAGGGGGGCATTTCCGGGTACATTTAATTCTGAAGAAACCTTGAGGGCATCCAGCCTTTCCTTGATGGAAGTATATTCTGAATCTTCGGGTGTTTCCGCCATGCCAGCCCGGACAGGATTGAGATCCACATAGGCCATGGCCGCCAGTATGGCCTTTTCATCGAGAAGAGCCTGACTTTTGAAACGTCCCTCCCAGAACCTGCCGGAAATCCCTTCTTCCTGATTGGCTTTTCTTGCTATGGATTCATTGAGCATACGCATGAACCATGAAATATCAAAAAGGCGGCTCCGGTAGAGGCCTGCAAGCTCTGCCAGCTGATGCTGATCCGAATGGCTCAGATCTCCGGTTTGTGCAAGGTAACGCCTTACCACATCCGGGCCTGTAAAAAGCTGAATCCAGCGGGTGAAAACCTCATGATTCGACCATGACAAAGCCCTGTTTTCATCCACATGCAGGATAATATGGTAGTGGTTGCTCATGACTGAATAGGCCGCCACATCAATGGAAAAAATGGCCGAAAGCTCCATGATGCGTTCTGCGATCCAGCCCCGGCGGTGGTTAAAGTCCATGCCGGACTGGTTATCCTTGCCACAGAGAAAGGCCCTGCGGACACAGCGGCAGACACAGTGATACCAGGGAGTGCTTTCAAGGCTGATGAGGGTGGATCGGGGATAGGTCATGGCGACTCCTTGCCTTAAAAGATGCTGTTTTTAAAGGCCAAGATAGAAGAGCCGGGGAAGAATGTAAACAACAAAGGGGCGTCCTATCCTAGTCTGTTTTCCCTCCTCATTCTTCACCCCCATCAGTCCCCCGATGCATTATTCATCATCCTTTCCATCTACTCCCCTGCACAAGCCAATCTTTACAAAAAAGTCTTGATTTTTTGAATTGATTGGATAGTATCTACCTTACTTATAAATATGTGGGGTAGATACTGTCTATGTCCAGAAAGAAAAATCGGGCCAGTGCCCAGGATAAAGCCAAAGAGTTTATTCGCCAGAGCGGTGGGATTATAAAAACATCTGACGCGCTTTTGGCCGGAATTCATCCCAGAGTATTTTACCAGCTACGTGATGCCGGAGACCTTGAGCAGATCTCAAGGGGAGTTTATCGGCTAACGGAGATGGAAGCCGTATCGAACCCCGATTTTGTCATTGTTGCCATGAGAATTCCCAATTGTGTTATCAGCCTTGTTTCGGCACTGTCTTTTCACGAAATAACGACTCAGATCCCCCATGAAGTTTCTGTAGCAATACGAAAGGACAGCAAAGCTCCGATAATTGATTATCCTCCCGTAAAATTTCATAAATTCTCCAGCGATTCCTTTCAGGCCGGAATAGAGGAACACCAGATTGACGGCATCTTTGTGAAGGTTTACAGCCCGGAAAAAACACTGGCAGACTGCTTTAAGTTCCGCAATAAAATTGGAATGGATATCGTGCTTGAGGCTCTGAAGCTTTATAAAACCAGAATGACGTTTGACCATAAAAAAATTATGGAGTATGCCAAAATTTGCAGGGTGGATAGGGTCATGCTCCCCTATCTTGAGGCAAGCATATGAAATCTTATCAAAATATCTCTGCTTCAGTAAGACAGCGCCTCCTTAACCGGTCGAAAGCAGACAATCGCTCATTTAATGAACTGCTCCAGTACTATGCTATGGAGCGTTTCCTGTATCGTCTGTCCCTATCATGCCACTCACAGGATTACATCCTGAAAGGGGCTCTCATGCTCAGGGTATGGAATGCTCCGGAGTTCAGGCCGACCATGGACATTGATATGCTTGGAAGAACCTGGAACCAAGAGAAAAATATCATCTCTCAGATCCGTAACATTCTTGCTGTGACGGTTGATCCTGACGGTCTGAGTTTTGATCCGGAATCAATTCTGGCTGAAAAAATAACCGAAGATGCTGATTATGAAGGAGTTCGGGTAAGATTTCGTGGTTTTTTGGGAACCGCCAGAATCACGATACAAATGGATATTGGTTTTGGAGATATCGTCTATCCGGAACCTGAGAGGGCAGAGCTTCCATGTATGCTGGATTTCCCTGCCCCATCCTTACTTTGTTACAGCCGGGAGAGTGCCATTGCTGAAAAGTTTGAGGCAATGATCAAGCTTGGGCACTTGAACAGCCGTATGAAAGATTTTTATGATATCTGGCTTTTGTCCCGTCAGTTTCAATTTGAACTCAGCAATCTTGCAGAGGCTGTAAAGCTTACGTTCGGACAGCGCAGGACGGAATTAAAACATCCTATAGAAGCTTTTTCTGCGCATTTTGGCTTATCACGGCAAACCATGTGGACCGCATTTTGTAAAAGATTGAAACAGGATCACGTGCCTGCATCTTTTCAGGGCATAACGGCAGCAGTGGAATCGTTTTTAGATCCGGTCATTAAAGGTGTTTCGGACGACATTGTCTGGAAACCGGCAGGTCCTTGGTCATAATTGCTTTTGCCAAATAGCTTGCCATAAGTGGTCTTTTTTTTCGGAAGGAAAGACACGACACCTCTGTGCAGAACTACGTGAGGAAACAACAAAGTGGGTGTCCTGTGATTATTCTTCCTGATTGGCTTTCCTGGCAACGGACTCATTGAGCATACGCATGAACCATGAAATATCATAGAGGCGGTTCCGGTAGAGGCCAGCAAGCTCTGCCAGCTGATGCTGATCCGAATGGGTCAGATCTCCGGTTTGCGCAAGGTAACGCCTTACCACATCCGGGCCTGTAAAAAGCTGAATCCAGCGGGTGAACCTCATGATCCGACCATGATAAAGCCCTGTTTTCATCCACACGCAGGATAATATGGTAGTGGTTGCTCATGACCGAATAGGCAGCCACATCAATGGAAAAAATGGCAGCAAGCTCCATGATGCGCTCTGCGATCCAGCCCCGGCGGTGGTTAAAATCCATGCCGGACTGGTTATCCTTGCCACAGAGAAAGGCTCTGCGGACACAGCGGCAGACACAGTGATACCAGGGAGTGCTTTCAAGGCTGATGAGGGTGGATCGGGGATAGGTCTGGTGATTCCTTGCCTTAAAAGATACTGTTTTTAAAGGCCAAGATAGAAGAGCAGGGGAAGAATGTAAACAACAAAGTGGGTGTCCTATGGTCGTCAGGGGAAGAATGTAAACAACAAAGTGGGTGTCCTATGGTCGTCACTATGGTCGTCTGTACTTAGTCATCAACCTTTTTTGCTTGTTAAGAACAGGGGTAGCCACGTATTATTATCCACAAACTTTCAATCTTTTTCGTATTGCATATCTATCTGAACACCGAGTAACTTAGATTCCGGAGAATCGTCTTTTAACTCTAGTCTTACCGTGCCAAATATTTCCTCAAATTCTTCTTCTACAAGAACATCTTTTAGAGATGTTAACTGATCTTCGTTAATGGTAGCTATATATTGTTTTTCGTATGCTTTAGTCAATTTGTGGGCAAGCTGTAACAATATTGCTCTTTGTCTAGGGTCTATATCACTAAACAACCTACTATCATGGAAAATACTTTGAAAACGATGAACTCTGGAATTAATTAAGTTGTTTAAGTCATAGCAGAAGATTTTAACTTCGTTAATTCCATCTGAAGCGTCATTTTGAATTTTCGCACTTATTTTGAATCGTTCTTGGTTGTTGCCCTCGTTATTTTGAATTGAAATGCCAGCAGGTACTTCAGGATAAAACTCATTTACCAGGTCTCTAAATCCAAGATAGACAGGATGCTCTTGTTCTTTATACGCTTCCAAATACTCGATTGTAGTTACTTCTTGGCTTGATAGTTCCTTTTGCGCCTCTGCCATTTCTTTTTTAGAATGTACCGAAATATTCTTGTAATCTTGCAGTTTAGAAAGCTTGCTCTTTAGTTCAATTAATTTGGCATTGATTGCAGAAAAAAAGTCTAACGCTCGACTTTTTGCCAGCAATTTCATTTGCTCATCAAAAGCTTTCTGAAGCTCATCCTTGCTTTTTTCTTCTTCCAAATGTGTAGCAGACAACTTCCTAAGCTCTTTAGCTAATCGTTCACTTCGTTTAACATGAATACTTTTATGGAATGCAGTGACATTTTCGAGCGATTGTAGCGTTCCTTCTTTAAATATTTCAGTAATTTCACCATAAAGATTATAAACTTTCTCTAAGTCCAAATCCTGATATAAGTTCATACTGTGCTTTATATTTTTGATACTAGTGTTTAAGTAATAAAGCCTGTTTTTCATTTGTGACAGTTTTTCAGCCATACCGTCCGCTTCCGCTTGGATCGCCGCGTAGTTTTCTGCCACGTTATAGTTTTTAATGTCAGATTCTAGTTTCTTTACATCTTGTGTTAATCGAGAAATCTCAAATTCAACATCTAAATCGCCAGTGTAGTATTCCCTTATTACTGGGTCATTTTTGAACGACTTTTCGAACTTTTCTAACTCTTGGTAACGTTTCCGCGTGTTTCGTTTTTGATAGACATAAGCAAGGTCTAATTCAAGCAAGAAGGCATTATTTACCAAGGATGAAAATGGCTGCTCTTTAGCAGTTGCGAGGCTTGATACATAACTTCCCCGGCCTGTACGATAAAAACGAGAAAGAACAGTCCTAAAAGTAAGATATGGTGAGTCTTCAGGTATATCTACAAGCATCCGCTCCATTTCAGCATTGAAAGCAGTTTGCCCGAACTCCTTATCATTTAGATAAATCTTGTTTTGATTTTTTGCAGCACGGTTTGCGGTAAACTTTTTATCACCAACCTTGAAGCTAAGAGTAAACTCCCACCCCGATAAATACTGTTCAAATGCTGGAATTTTGTTGGAACCAAGGCAAAAATTAACGATCTGGAGCAACAATGACTTCCCAACACCATTGTATGTATTATTTTTATCATTTGATGTGCTTTTCCCAATAATTAGGGTTAAACCCTTGGGGTTAAAATGAACTGTGTTAAAAGATGGCTTATTCGCTTCTAGAGAAATTAACTGCATTTGACTACTTTTCCTTGTTCATTCAGCTCAATCGCTCCACATGCATATAAAAAATCTAACGCTAAAATGATGTGTTCAAAATCATGACTAATGAGAAAATTGAGATTCTTCAACTTGTCATAGATTTGTTCAGGGGTCTGTGGATGAGACAATAAATTTAGAACATTTGCGCCCAACCCTAAAAGTGA includes:
- a CDS encoding LysR family transcriptional regulator; translation: MYNLEIKHLRMICALAESENMTRAAEKLFITQSALSQQLKDIETKLGTDLFFRTRKKMIITEGGRQLQKTAVEVLDAVERAERDISRKTRGEKGELKVGTQCIFCYKWLPQVLKLFHARFPHIEIEIGNSVELLEELEEKKFDLVISGAVSSTEIHTAVPLFEDQLVCVIPEDHPLAACRFLHLSDFGGVSLIAHADRARNRFYQQILKPAGVEPGRIMNVGAPQAILEMVMAGFGMAVLPRWAVAEILPVWPVTARPITRKGLPLTWHAVYLTRSNIPVYQQEFIRSISRLKVTEEGGAVVPPFF
- a CDS encoding 4Fe-4S double cluster binding domain-containing protein; this translates as MENGASLAGIARMEDIKKSASHTIYNQMGDYSGAGIINENDSPDNKLFSWPDSVKSVLVIGLSHPQDKPELDWWDGRGTSGNRILIDIIKRTSQEIENTLKIKTTKLHYFIEKGGIFLKDAAVLAGLGCIGKNNMLVTPSHGPRIRLRALGLDAELSPTGPVAFDPCTECKVYCRKICPENAISEKSAIFSTFEFSDSLPGRDGTYNRDLCSIRMEKDLNESSAGKDEKEPLVQYCRLCEYVCPAGKPRVSE
- a CDS encoding GNAT family N-acetyltransferase, which translates into the protein MDIVKVTSSNLHIYLNLCQSYEGEFSSITRKKPNPDGLFELDTPIGSHVSGYLLYDGAKPLGFMAVDIQSDGNSFEICEFYIVPACRKKGLGRDFVNHIFRMHKGIWEVKQISGAEYATEFWRKVIQEFTGGKFQEDSHTDAYWGKIIRHRFRSV
- a CDS encoding carboxymuconolactone decarboxylase family protein; translated protein: MTLVTTVTPENATGIIKEGYDMFMKNVGTIPQPMQLMSLSPELFELQLKRIQYFSKHPKLSFALLGHIRYLASKTLDYSYCMDLNRHFLKKLGYDDDTLRIMEEDPGKSMLEENENAMLDFVIRAIKKPDSITPEDMAKLKEQGYEEQDMVEALAQGVGMIDHAIMMQVFRINQNCEMG
- a CDS encoding DUF1566 domain-containing protein — protein: MKKIIFALLFSVFFYGSPEAQLIAGKYKDNGDGTVTDTETDLQWMRCSLGQTWDGSTCTGEAKMFNWNNALAAASSHHFAGKSDWRVPAIEELNSLVYCSSGKRKVWQPGISGGACDEDYQKPTIHTDAFPHAPAEIFWSSTSNTNYRYAAWCLPFFNGSVTYDSKGIGGRVRLVRNGQ
- a CDS encoding TIGR03768 family metallophosphoesterase, encoding MNPLYLYKQLRLVLLSGLLIFFLWGCSAGNSDPIVYPIAADVQTTAQRTIVPYPPPATAIDLWEISKYDEYGYGKWTYGPGLPHDRRLDLMPNAYNGNDVVKKTKLLNFFTFTDIHITDKESPNQLIYIQSLHPKLPVGASIYSGVMLYTTHVLDAAMQTVNALHQQNPLDFGISLGDACNSAQYNEVRWFIDVMDGKVITPSSGAHLGADTIDYQKPYKAAGLDKSIPWYKTLGNHDIFWMGSIPVDYSLRKDLRQSYLSDEVFATGDVLSDPRNINRRDYYVGVLDGSTPYGDIKYAGPVENFNSPPKVTADPDRRALLRNEWMQEFFETSSLPAGHGFNMDDAKDGFACYSFIPKSNVPLKVIVLDNSQNEDSGSVDIHGHGFLDSKRWDWLKKELAEGSAAGQLMIIAAHVPIGVDETPNSPMGWWVNPQNAVTYPDLIAELQSHPNLIMWMSGHRHLNTVKAFVSSDATRPENGFWHVETSSLRDFPQQFRTFEIHLNKDATISIVTTNVDPAVLDGTPAAMSRKYAVATAQIVGTLDHVTKWNPTNDPTVKPMPTGSYNAELLVPLSPAMQEKLKNLF